A section of the Dehalobacter sp. DCM genome encodes:
- a CDS encoding site-2 protease family protein: MNFDLIQTLYILPGIIIGFTFHEFAHAQVAVWLGDDTPRLQGRLSLNPRVHIDIIGLILIIFARFGWAKPVEVNPNNFKNKTRDDILVSLAGPVMNILVAICFFILVRVVGLIPGTILEAGTATILADILDYGAYMNVVLAVFNLVPVPPLDGSSILFGLLGWRYREIYYRLQQMSWIILLVLIFTGIISFIIGPPIMFIYSVLSSIFY; encoded by the coding sequence ATGAATTTTGATCTTATTCAAACACTGTATATTTTGCCGGGAATCATCATCGGCTTTACGTTTCATGAATTTGCCCATGCCCAAGTAGCCGTATGGCTTGGTGACGACACCCCACGGCTGCAAGGAAGATTGTCGCTGAATCCCCGGGTCCATATTGACATTATCGGTTTAATCCTGATTATCTTTGCCCGATTTGGCTGGGCTAAACCGGTCGAGGTCAACCCCAATAATTTTAAGAATAAAACCCGGGACGATATTCTGGTATCGTTGGCAGGCCCGGTCATGAATATCCTTGTCGCCATTTGTTTTTTTATCCTGGTTCGCGTTGTCGGCTTGATACCCGGCACTATCCTGGAGGCTGGCACGGCCACTATTCTTGCCGACATTCTGGACTACGGGGCTTATATGAACGTAGTTCTCGCGGTTTTTAATCTTGTTCCCGTGCCGCCGCTCGACGGCTCAAGTATCTTATTCGGGTTGCTTGGCTGGCGATACCGCGAAATATATTACCGTCTCCAGCAAATGAGCTGGATTATTCTGTTGGTATTGATCTTTACCGGTATTATCAGTTTTATTATTGGACCGCCGATCATGTTTATTTATTCCGTGCTCTCGAGTATTTTTTATTGA
- a CDS encoding cupin domain-containing protein: MENHFLKNIDFEKVLDMAALVDYQPGQVVSRTLAQNKALSLTLFAFDQGEEISSHSSGGDAMVYLLDGSAQITIGSENYTLQKGQTIVMPAGIPHAVAAAEKFKMLLIVVFAI; encoded by the coding sequence TTGGAAAATCATTTTTTAAAAAATATTGATTTTGAAAAAGTCCTTGATATGGCTGCTCTGGTCGATTACCAACCCGGGCAGGTCGTCAGTCGGACGCTGGCGCAGAACAAAGCGCTAAGTCTGACTTTGTTTGCTTTTGACCAGGGTGAAGAGATCAGTTCTCACTCTTCGGGTGGCGACGCAATGGTTTATTTATTGGATGGATCCGCCCAAATAACCATCGGATCAGAAAATTATACTCTACAAAAGGGACAAACGATTGTTATGCCGGCAGGAATCCCGCATGCCGTTGCCGCCGCGGAGAAATTCAAAATGCTGCTGATCGTCGTCTTTGCGATTTAG